The following are from one region of the Mesotoga sp. UBA6090 genome:
- a CDS encoding ATP-binding protein, translating to MVIAVLSGKGGTGKTTLATNLASAISEDFDVQLLDADAEEPDVHLFFDPKIEHEEEIELMLPVIDKEKCTRCRKCAEACQFGALSVFDTGVMVFESLCHGCGLCTFVCPEKAISERPKVIGKVKTGRIDDKTAFGMGILEIGEPSPVRVIRKLKENIDRDKVVIIDSPPGTSCSVVETLRKVDFAILVTEPTPFGLHDLKLAVQIVREMGIPFGIVINRDTGSYTMIDEYAGEENLVVLERIPFDRSIAEAYSEGKLFTETSPSWKIRFKKLAEKIISLSGVS from the coding sequence TTGGTTATTGCCGTACTAAGTGGCAAGGGTGGCACAGGAAAGACCACCCTTGCCACAAACCTCGCTAGCGCCATATCTGAGGATTTTGATGTTCAACTTCTGGACGCAGATGCTGAAGAACCCGATGTACATCTGTTTTTTGATCCAAAGATTGAGCATGAAGAGGAAATTGAGCTGATGCTTCCCGTGATAGATAAGGAGAAGTGCACTCGTTGCCGCAAATGCGCCGAAGCCTGCCAGTTTGGGGCGCTTTCCGTTTTTGATACGGGTGTCATGGTCTTCGAATCCTTGTGTCATGGCTGCGGTTTGTGCACTTTTGTCTGTCCCGAGAAGGCAATTAGCGAGAGGCCGAAAGTCATTGGAAAAGTTAAAACAGGCAGAATAGACGACAAGACTGCTTTTGGAATGGGAATACTGGAAATTGGAGAACCGTCCCCTGTAAGGGTTATCAGAAAACTCAAAGAGAATATCGATCGAGATAAGGTCGTCATTATCGATTCTCCCCCGGGAACGTCGTGTTCTGTGGTAGAGACACTAAGAAAAGTGGATTTCGCGATACTGGTAACCGAACCCACTCCATTTGGTCTTCATGATTTGAAACTTGCAGTTCAAATTGTAAGAGAGATGGGGATTCCTTTCGGTATCGTAATCAACAGAGATACAGGTTCCTACACAATGATAGATGAATATGCCGGCGAAGAAAACCTTGTTGTCCTCGAAAGAATACCTTTTGACCGCAGCATAGCCGAAGCCTATTCAGAAGGCAAGCTCTTCACTGAAACTTCGCCATCATGGAAGATACGGTTCAAGAAACTGGCGGAGAAGATCATCTCTTTATCGGGGGTGTCATGA
- a CDS encoding carbohydrate ABC transporter permease, with amino-acid sequence MTKRIGRVFKYAILIAGAVVMIFPFFWSFMTSFKDLREILRDPFSLIPRGFTLKNYVSVFTKVPFARYLLNSTIVALATTVLQLVTASLAAFAFARMRFRGREVIFYVFLATMMIPQQVVMIPQYLVVMRLNMDNSYLGLILPHAATAISIFFLRQFFLTIPRDLEDAATIDGCGPLRTLFNVFLPLTKPAIATIAVFSFMWSWNNYFWPLLVISEPEMRTVQLGLAMFKSEGGIQWGEFMAATVVATLPIMIAYFVAQKQFVKGITLTGLKG; translated from the coding sequence ATGACTAAAAGGATTGGGAGAGTTTTCAAGTACGCGATACTTATAGCCGGTGCCGTTGTGATGATCTTTCCCTTTTTCTGGTCTTTCATGACATCCTTCAAGGATTTGAGAGAAATTCTCAGAGACCCCTTTTCTCTAATCCCAAGGGGATTTACTCTGAAAAATTATGTCAGTGTCTTCACGAAGGTTCCATTCGCCAGATACCTTTTGAATAGCACAATTGTGGCGCTGGCTACTACTGTTTTGCAACTTGTGACGGCTTCTCTGGCAGCCTTTGCATTTGCCAGGATGAGATTCAGGGGCAGAGAAGTGATATTCTATGTCTTTCTGGCAACTATGATGATTCCCCAGCAAGTTGTGATGATTCCTCAGTATCTCGTAGTAATGAGACTCAATATGGACAACTCCTATTTAGGGTTGATTTTGCCTCACGCGGCCACCGCAATTTCGATATTCTTTCTCAGGCAGTTCTTCTTGACAATTCCGAGAGATCTTGAGGACGCCGCCACGATCGATGGTTGCGGCCCGCTCAGGACTCTGTTCAATGTATTTCTTCCTTTGACCAAGCCGGCCATAGCTACCATTGCCGTCTTCTCTTTTATGTGGTCGTGGAATAACTACTTCTGGCCTTTGCTTGTCATAAGTGAACCGGAAATGAGAACCGTCCAGCTAGGTCTGGCGATGTTCAAGTCAGAGGGTGGAATCCAGTGGGGGGAGTTTATGGCTGCGACAGTCGTAGCCACGCTACCGATCATGATTGCTTATTTCGTTGCCCAGAAACAGTTTGTCAAGGGGATAACCCTTACGGGATTAAAAGGATAA
- a CDS encoding DUF5320 domain-containing protein encodes MPWRDGTGPEGYGPMTGWGMGNCAPDDQVSRQTPVRNYSYRLYPRRRLFFGRRMGFGGGFGAGRGMGYRFRRWW; translated from the coding sequence ATGCCGTGGAGAGATGGAACTGGACCCGAGGGTTATGGACCAATGACTGGCTGGGGCATGGGAAACTGTGCTCCCGATGATCAAGTATCGAGGCAAACGCCGGTAAGGAACTACTCCTACCGCCTCTATCCGAGGAGAAGACTGTTTTTCGGAAGAAGGATGGGATTTGGGGGAGGATTTGGAGCCGGAAGAGGCATGGGTTATCGCTTCAGGAGATGGTGGTAG
- a CDS encoding ATP-binding protein yields MFQLAIVSGKGGTGKTTLAGSLSSLFDSIVMADCDVDAPNLHLILENKLIEKFEYYGGKKAEISDQCISCGLCEKFCRFDAIIRGGPYSIDPYACEGCGMCVAICPANAISLKDNKSGDYFLSQSNEIPLVHALLTPGEETSGGLVAEVRKLAINVAEKGKKEIIIIDGAPGIGCPATSSITGATYVLAVAEPTVSGNHDLARIVETIRHFKRDFGIVINKWDLNTSKSAFIESWCGANGIELLGKIPFDEQVEKATIIGKPVVAMDDSVAAQAIKRIALRLKRKIFGGVEE; encoded by the coding sequence ATGTTCCAACTTGCCATAGTAAGCGGAAAGGGCGGAACTGGAAAGACAACACTTGCAGGATCGCTTTCCTCTCTGTTTGATTCAATAGTGATGGCCGATTGTGACGTAGACGCACCAAACCTTCACCTCATTCTCGAGAATAAGCTGATCGAGAAATTTGAGTATTATGGTGGTAAAAAGGCCGAAATTTCCGATCAATGCATATCATGCGGACTCTGCGAGAAATTCTGCAGATTCGATGCGATTATCAGGGGAGGTCCCTACTCAATCGATCCCTACGCATGTGAGGGATGCGGCATGTGTGTGGCAATCTGTCCGGCGAACGCAATTTCGCTTAAAGACAATAAGTCCGGAGATTACTTCTTATCTCAGTCGAACGAAATTCCTCTTGTTCACGCCTTATTGACTCCGGGGGAAGAGACTTCTGGAGGGTTGGTGGCAGAGGTCAGAAAACTGGCAATTAATGTCGCGGAGAAGGGGAAAAAGGAAATAATCATAATAGATGGTGCCCCAGGAATAGGGTGCCCCGCAACTTCATCGATTACGGGGGCAACCTACGTGCTCGCAGTTGCCGAACCGACTGTATCGGGAAACCACGATCTAGCAAGGATTGTGGAGACTATAAGACATTTCAAGAGAGATTTCGGAATAGTGATAAACAAATGGGATTTAAATACTTCCAAGAGCGCCTTCATAGAGTCCTGGTGTGGAGCTAACGGAATAGAGCTCCTGGGCAAGATTCCCTTTGACGAGCAGGTAGAGAAAGCGACTATTATTGGGAAACCGGTTGTTGCAATGGATGATTCTGTGGCAGCGCAAGCAATAAAGCGAATTGCCCTGAGGTTGAAACGAAAAATTTTCGGAGGTGTAGAAGAATAA
- a CDS encoding DUF5320 domain-containing protein, which yields MPFGSGPMRFRDGSCRYFGYGPGYGRGMGYGRGFAPGRGFDYYGPYAYDQEISPEMESQELKEYQAMLKRELEMIGEELKEVEKRLETLENTSSNEEEE from the coding sequence ATGCCATTTGGATCTGGTCCTATGAGGTTTAGAGACGGTTCCTGTAGATACTTCGGATATGGCCCTGGATACGGAAGAGGAATGGGATATGGTAGAGGATTTGCACCCGGAAGAGGTTTCGATTATTACGGGCCATATGCCTATGATCAGGAGATTTCCCCCGAAATGGAAAGTCAGGAACTAAAGGAGTATCAAGCGATGCTTAAGAGAGAGCTCGAGATGATCGGCGAAGAGCTCAAGGAAGTAGAGAAGAGACTGGAAACGCTTGAAAACACAAGCAGTAATGAAGAAGAGGAGTGA
- a CDS encoding class I SAM-dependent methyltransferase, with translation MGNKAHVLLFSLIAPFYNVAFKSQLKNYRSLLKEHRSLIGKDIESVLDIGCGTGALAKAFDELGYRVTAVDAATSMVAIARHNLKESGVTVVQGDFFEKLPFEDNSFDLLVASYVVHGHKIDGREKFYKESRRICRKEVLIHEFFPNRNPLVYVVEFFERSDYRNFVPKAFEELKENFPVVKGVRLSSTTGWYLCRCD, from the coding sequence ATGGGAAACAAAGCACATGTCTTGCTGTTTTCACTAATAGCTCCGTTTTATAACGTTGCTTTCAAGTCGCAGCTGAAGAATTATCGAAGCCTTTTGAAAGAACATCGGTCTCTAATTGGCAAGGATATCGAAAGCGTCCTCGATATCGGTTGTGGAACTGGTGCTCTTGCTAAAGCATTCGACGAACTGGGATACAGAGTAACGGCTGTGGATGCTGCGACTTCAATGGTAGCGATCGCGAGGCATAATCTTAAGGAAAGCGGAGTCACAGTAGTTCAAGGCGATTTTTTCGAGAAACTCCCCTTTGAAGACAATAGTTTTGATCTTCTCGTAGCATCGTATGTTGTACACGGTCATAAGATTGACGGCAGAGAGAAGTTCTATAAAGAGAGTCGTAGAATCTGTAGGAAAGAGGTTCTGATTCACGAGTTCTTTCCGAATAGAAATCCCTTAGTCTATGTTGTCGAGTTCTTCGAGAGAAGTGATTACAGAAACTTCGTTCCGAAAGCCTTCGAAGAGCTTAAAGAGAATTTTCCCGTTGTAAAAGGCGTTAGACTTTCCTCTACGACAGGGTGGTATCTATGTCGGTGCGACTAG
- a CDS encoding ABC transporter substrate-binding protein, producing the protein MKRITTVLLLLILAVAGLGSVTLTFWHSMSDYQKPIIDKLVADFNKAHKDITVRAIFQGSYDDTVTKLKTALLTGKGPDVAQVNIEHIQIFSKDGSLQDLTDLIAGDSSLSAEDFVDSFWQAIIRDGKPYALPFNISALMLFYNKDHFRAAGLDPDRPPQNWEELEEYARKLTIRKSLDSRPSQYGLLWGVDTMFYQFEPLVWQNGGEIFNEQMTECIINSPEGIEALETWRRWFVDGLSPVDLTIDEGIQSFTMGRISMGPMTSGGIRYALENIPWSLGVAPLPEGKQKTTTLGGGSLAIMAGLSEEKRQAAWTFIKWMVSEKNTLFWYEGTGYMPVLKSAMSSLEIQLIWQRFPQLKAPIDSIEFARPRPVHTNIIEIRNILYNAVEQVRKGVAEPKPAFDIAVAKVNELLE; encoded by the coding sequence ATGAAAAGAATAACGACGGTACTTTTGCTGTTAATCCTGGCAGTTGCTGGCCTCGGGTCTGTAACTCTCACATTCTGGCATTCGATGTCGGATTATCAGAAGCCGATCATCGACAAGCTTGTTGCCGATTTCAACAAGGCTCACAAAGACATCACGGTAAGGGCTATATTTCAGGGATCCTACGATGATACTGTTACAAAGCTAAAGACGGCTCTGCTCACCGGAAAGGGTCCGGATGTTGCTCAGGTCAACATAGAGCACATTCAGATCTTTTCCAAGGATGGTTCCTTACAGGATCTTACTGATCTGATCGCCGGCGACTCTTCTTTGAGTGCGGAGGACTTTGTCGATAGTTTCTGGCAGGCGATAATTCGTGACGGCAAACCTTACGCTCTTCCCTTCAACATAAGTGCTCTTATGCTGTTTTACAACAAGGACCATTTCAGGGCAGCGGGGCTTGATCCAGACAGACCACCTCAAAACTGGGAGGAACTCGAGGAGTACGCCAGAAAACTCACAATAAGAAAATCTCTGGATTCCAGACCTTCTCAGTATGGCCTTTTATGGGGTGTAGACACCATGTTCTATCAGTTTGAGCCTCTTGTTTGGCAGAACGGTGGAGAGATCTTCAATGAGCAAATGACCGAGTGTATTATTAATTCTCCCGAGGGAATCGAGGCTCTGGAAACGTGGAGGCGATGGTTTGTCGATGGTTTGTCTCCGGTAGACTTAACTATTGATGAAGGTATACAGTCCTTCACAATGGGGAGAATCTCGATGGGTCCGATGACAAGTGGAGGAATCCGGTACGCTCTCGAGAACATACCCTGGAGTCTGGGAGTGGCCCCTCTTCCTGAAGGCAAGCAGAAAACCACGACACTTGGAGGAGGCTCTCTTGCCATTATGGCCGGACTCTCAGAAGAGAAGCGTCAGGCCGCCTGGACGTTCATCAAATGGATGGTTTCAGAGAAGAACACTTTGTTCTGGTACGAGGGAACGGGATACATGCCGGTTCTGAAGTCTGCAATGAGTTCTCTCGAGATACAGCTGATCTGGCAGCGTTTTCCGCAGTTAAAGGCTCCTATAGACTCGATAGAATTTGCCAGACCCAGGCCGGTTCACACAAATATCATTGAGATCAGGAATATTCTTTACAATGCTGTTGAGCAGGTAAGAAAAGGGGTTGCAGAGCCAAAACCGGCTTTCGATATTGCGGTGGCGAAAGTCAACGAGTTGCTCGAGTGA
- a CDS encoding carbohydrate ABC transporter permease: MKKAIPYIFIAPAAAIIGFFFLYPLIYSFAISLFEWDLSPTMTFVGFRNYAQILSSGEFWDSMLYTAYYILGVLPFSLLIGFLFANLLNDSTMKGIGFFRMIYFLPVVTSPIAAGMGFSFLFSTELGYVNHIIGSFGGEYVNWLTNPEGIVQILFNWTGIQLPKVLQGPSVALFVIILMGIWQNIGYAMVVYLAGLQNIPPTYYEAAALSGANKFQMLRKITVPLLSPTTFFLLIMFSISSFQVFGPIMVMTPDGGPLNTTSVVVFRLYREAFSYYRFGYAAAMAFVLFLFVISLTAFQVKTIERTVHYD; the protein is encoded by the coding sequence ATGAAGAAAGCTATTCCTTACATATTTATTGCACCTGCAGCTGCGATAATCGGTTTCTTTTTTCTATATCCATTGATATACTCATTTGCCATCAGCCTGTTTGAGTGGGATCTATCACCCACCATGACCTTCGTTGGTTTCAGGAATTACGCTCAGATCTTGTCATCTGGCGAATTCTGGGACTCAATGTTATACACCGCTTACTACATTCTTGGCGTTCTTCCTTTTTCGCTCCTTATCGGTTTTCTTTTCGCTAATCTTCTGAACGATTCGACTATGAAGGGAATCGGGTTCTTCAGAATGATCTATTTCCTTCCGGTTGTTACATCGCCTATTGCAGCCGGTATGGGATTCAGCTTTCTCTTTAGCACTGAACTCGGGTATGTTAATCACATAATCGGGTCGTTTGGAGGGGAGTATGTGAACTGGTTGACGAACCCTGAGGGGATTGTTCAAATCCTGTTCAACTGGACTGGAATTCAGCTTCCGAAGGTATTGCAGGGTCCTAGCGTGGCGCTGTTCGTGATAATACTAATGGGGATCTGGCAGAATATTGGATACGCAATGGTCGTTTATCTTGCAGGCCTTCAGAATATCCCACCGACTTACTATGAAGCTGCCGCGCTGAGCGGGGCAAACAAGTTCCAGATGTTGAGAAAGATCACTGTACCTCTTCTTTCGCCGACCACTTTCTTTCTGTTGATAATGTTCAGCATTAGTTCCTTTCAAGTCTTTGGTCCAATAATGGTCATGACTCCCGATGGAGGGCCGCTTAACACAACCTCGGTCGTTGTCTTTCGGCTTTATCGAGAGGCCTTCTCTTATTACAGGTTTGGTTACGCAGCAGCTATGGCCTTTGTTCTATTCCTATTCGTGATCTCTCTTACTGCCTTTCAGGTGAAAACTATCGAGAGGACGGTACATTATGACTAA